From a region of the Arachis ipaensis cultivar K30076 chromosome B09, Araip1.1, whole genome shotgun sequence genome:
- the LOC107616742 gene encoding uncharacterized protein LOC107616742: MGSSEADPDPVTRYSQTERIVLLIDLDPLLSLPDPTPYTSAILSSAATLLSFPSLSTALFSFRLFLSSLSPLLSSSTLSIPLSLSFDLPSPTLRHLSNALSSLPSLLRRHHISSPKASHIASTLRQLIHDYAWDPDSSLDSPVPSSLVLLFSPLCNSFEQLSLFLDREVGDEYSFCEMFSEFFGSVRDVFSSRDIHCSWVSVSASARFESECGDSGEIGRVRGFFERGVKGLGWGFCGADSIVLGSALVPFGLIYPKIGVYWGSLDSNDCSSKKAQVQLCLQMLDVNRIPIQFNCCDLELVDLKIPRRCGDARFNPDLVNSQGAVCQRNERFRKQFSDGIIKFEVKAVQKSDAFVNVRECLSESVMVREVFRESKKKKDENSDQFFADRVLQMLATEFGFQWRRKSVPIWEILLSFLCKEGCWALVSLTNGNGGSCMGVLRPFTVYSALLSVLGDPDMDNDIGGANTVQYIRTMEHRVFKSDRKSKKDKVFLDSQAKESDAANEGHGEKKKMDLKSLQNLTWSSFCESVCNQFEMDLKDVYSVIESSKSKKLKFLKWWMKQIKKSSCSDIINLSETPKSNEIIAEKNKDKLTESPPNIEQPVSSSASAGINTEASRIQDDAVLDCRLETSAEFFSNLSTKIQQGIESEDIDLGAMAKRLVNSSIYWLCRKDSRETNSEGQKGGRETNSEGQHDDREISNEGHNAPSSSIVASELIKFLLREPKELAAKYKSRNSFSQASEPRLSKQVTEHAAREYELQILLRMEILQSEVGSGVEDSSKHKFVKKICQLLDDMHCHMEGGFFGDWNLENYVAKIIKSRYSHTLEDVVHKIYNKMDLLLFADVEEAPNNFLNSEDSDKPLNQIVYRDEMGENDISNGPISSENEPFQLQNNDTGKLQRAIQEDHGRKLIEAKERRDRARRFSSFTSWIPDLQRVWAPKHKAMKPKTDPFRKVPNEKRKRASYDRVCETPLTGNKRSIQREGDSGYDNYIADGDQASGSVSRKLFQGD; the protein is encoded by the exons ATGGGTTCTTCAGAGGCAGATCCAGATCCAGTGACACGCTACTCCCAAACCGAACGCATCGTTCTCCTCATCGACTTGGACCCACTACTCAGCCTACCTGACCCCACACCTTACACCTCCGCCATCCTCTCCTCCGCCGCCACACTCCTCTCCTTCCCCTCTCTCTCCACAGCACTCTTCTCCTTCAGGCTCTTCTTGTCATCCCTCTCCCCTCTCCTCTCATCCTCCACTCTCTCcatccctctctccctctccttcgaCCTCCCTTCCCCCACCCTCCGCCACCTCTCCAACGCCCTCTCCTCCCTCCCCTCTCTCCTCCGCCGCCACCACATTTCATCCCCCAAAGCCTCGCACATCGCCTCCACCTTGCGCCAGCTCATCCACGACTATGCTTGGGATCCCGATTCAAGTCTCGATTCTCCAGTACCTTCCAGTTTGGTACTCTTGTTCTCTCCCCTATGCAATTCCTTTGAACAATTGTCTTTGTTTCTTGATAGAGAGGTCGGTGATGAGTATTCTTTCTGCGAGATGTTTTCTGAGTTCTTTGGGAGTGTTAGGGATGTGTTTAGTTCTAGAGATATTCACTGTAGTTGGGTTAGTGTTAGCGCTAGTGCTAGATTTGAATCTGAGTGCGGTGATAGTGGTGAAATTGGAAGGGTTCGTGGGTTTTTTGAGAGGGGGGTTAAGGGTTTGGGTTGGGGTTTTTGTGGTGCAGATTCGATTGTGCTTGGTTCTGCTCTTGTTCCTTTTGGCTTGATTTACcccaaaattggggtttattggGGTTCTCTTGATTCTAATGATTGTTCGTCTAAGAAAGCTCAAGTGCAGCTGTGTCTTCAGATGTTAGATGTGAATAGGATTCCTATTCAGTTCAATTGTTGTGATCTTGAGTTAGTGGATTTGAAAATTCCACGTAGGTGTGGTGATGCTAGGTTTAATCCGGATTTGGTGAATTCGCAAGGAGCAGTTTGTCAGAGAAATGAGAGATTTCGGAAACAGTTTTCGGATGGAATCATTAAATTTGAGGTTAAGGCTGTGCAGAAGTCTGATGCTTTTGTGAATGTGAGGGAATGCTTATCTGAATCTGTTATGGTGCGTGAGGTTTTCAGAGAATCTAAGAAGAAAAAGGACGAAAATTCAGATCAGTTTTTTGCAGATAGGGTTCTTCAGATGCTTGCTACTGAATTTGGTTTCCAGTGGAGGAGAAAATCAGTGCCCATTTGGGAAATCCTCTTGAGTTTTCTTTGTAAAGAAGGTTGCTGGGCGTTGGTGTCTCTCACCAATGGTAATGGTGGTTCATGTATGGGTGTTCTGAGGCCTTTTACTGTTTATTCTGCTCTCTTATCTGTACTAGGGGATCCAGATATGGATAATGATATAGGTGGAGCAAATACGGTTCAATATATAAGGACAATGGAACATAGGGTTTTTAAATCTGATCGCAAATCTAAGAAGGACAAGGTTTTCTTGGATTCTCAAGCTAAGGAGAGTGATGCAGCTAATGAGGGTCATGGGGAAAAGAAAAAGATGGATTTGAAATCACTTCAAAACCTTACATGGAGCTCATTCTGTGAATCAGTATGTAATCAATTTGAAATGGATTTGAAGGATGTTTATTCAGTCATTGAAAGTAGCAAGTCAAAAAAGTTGAAGTTTTTGAAATGGTGGATGAAACAGATAAAGAAGTCTAGCTGTAGTGATATAATAAATTTGTCAGAAACACCAAAGTCAAATGAGATCATTGCAGAAAAGAATAAAGATAAATTAACTGAGTCACCTCCAAATATTGAACAGCCGGTATCCTCATCTGCCTCAGCTGGGATTAACACCGAGGCTTCTAGAATACAGGATGACGCTGTGCTTGACTGTAGGTTAGAAACGTCCGCAGAATTTTTCAGTAATCTTTCCACCAAGATCCAACAGGGGATTGAATCAGAAGATATAGACCTTGGGGCTATGGCAAAGCGACTTGTGAATTCATCTATCTATTGGCTGTGTCGGAAGGATAGCAGAGAAACCAATTCTGAGGGCCAGAAGGGTGGCAGAGAAACAAATTCTGAAGGTCAGCATGATGATAGGGAAATCAGTAATGAGGGTCATAATGCTCCTTCCAGTAGCATTGTTGCATCTGAACTGATAAAATTTCTATTGAGAGAACCAAAAGAGTTGGCAGCAAAGTATAAAAGCAGAAATTCTTTCTCTCAGGCCTCTGAACCAAGACTTTCTAAACAAGTTACAGAGCATGCAGCTAGAGA ATATGAGCTGCAGATTTTGCTTCGGATGGAGATTTTACAATCAGAGGTTGGAAGTGGAGTCGAGGATTCTAGTAAACACAAGTTTGTCAAGAAAATATGCCAGCTTTTGGATGACATGCACTGCCACATGGAAGGGGGTTTCTTTGGTGATTGGAACCTTGAAAATTATGTGGCAAAGATCATCAAAAGCAG GTATTCTCACACTCTTGAAGACGTGGTCCACAAAATCTACAACAAAATGGACCTGCTGCTGTTTGCAGATGTGGAGGAAGCCCCTAATAATTTTCTTAACAGTGAGGACAGCGATAAACCCTTGAACCAAATAGTATACAGAGATGAAATGGGTGAAAATGATATCAGTAATGGACCCATTTCATCAGAAAACGAGCCCTTTCAGTTGCAGAATAATGACACTGGAAAACTCCAAAGGGCTATTCAAGAAGATCATGGCCGAAAACTAATTGAAGCTAAGGAAAGGAGAGATAGGGCACGTAGGTTCTCATCTTTCACAAGTTGGATACCTGATTTGCAGAGAGTTTGGGCGCCAAAACACAAGGCTATGAAACCAAAGACAGACCCCTTTAGAAAGGTGCCAAATGAGAAGCGGAAAAGGGCAAGCTATGACAGAGTATGTGAGACACCATTGACAGGAAACAAGCGTTCAATTCAACGGGAAGGGGATTCAGGTTATGACAATTACATAGCTGATGGGGATCAAGCATCTGGCTCAGTTTCCAGGAAATTGTTTCAGGGTGACTGA
- the LOC107616743 gene encoding hevamine-A (The sequence of the model RefSeq protein was modified relative to this genomic sequence to represent the inferred CDS: added 24 bases not found in genome assembly) → MASNKSSRTHQALALLLFFLLTLSSAHAKGGIAIYWGQNNGDGTLTSTCDTGNFEIVILAFLYTFGCGRTPDWNFAGHCGPWSPCDKLEPEIKHCQSNGVKVFLSLGGAVGPYSLCSPEDAKNVSDYLYNNFLTGQKGPLGSVYLDGIDFDIEGGGVNLYWDDLARELDTRRKQDRYFYLSAAPQCFFTDYYLDTAIRTWLFDYLFIQFYNNPPCQYSNGDASLLLSSWNTWTSYVKLNNTVFMGLPAAPDAAPSGGYISPQDLCTKVLPIIKHTPNYGGVMLWDRFRDVTNHYSDQIKDCVKVDDSVRVSQTVMATLSNTVYECVSAAFNRIIPKLRPF, encoded by the exons ACTCATCAAGCATTAGCATTGCTCCTGTTCTTCCTCCTCACCCTCTCCTCTGCACATGCCAAAGGTGGCATAGCCATCTACTGGGGCCAGAACAATGGCGACGGTACCTTAACCTCCACATGTGACACCGGAAACTTTGAGATTGTGATCCTCGCCTTTCTCTACACTTTCGGTTGTGGCAGAACTCCAGATTGGAACTTTGCTGGCCACTGTGGGCCATGGTCCCCTTGTGACAAACTCGAACCAGAAATTAAACATTGCCAAAGCAACGGTGTGAAGGTGTTCCTCTCCCTTGGAGGAGCCGTTGGGCCCTACTCCTTATGCTCACCGGAAGATGCCAAGAACGTCTCCGACTACCTTTACAACAACTTCCTCACTGGCCAAAAGGGTCCATTAGGGAGTGTGTACCTTGATGGCATTGATTTCGACATTGAAGGTGGTGGTGTGAACCTTTATTGGGATGACTTGGCTAGAGAACTCGATACACGCAGAAAACAAGACAG GTACTTTTACTTGTCGGCAGCACCACAATGTTTCTTCACAGATTACTACCTTGATACCGCCATTAGAACTTGGCTTTTCGATTACCTCTTCATCCAATTCTACAACAACCCTCCATGCCAATATAGTAACGGCGACGCATCTTTGCTCTTATCTTCTTGGAATACATGGACCTCCTATGTGAAGCTCAACAACACGGTGTTTATGGGGCTACCCGCTGCACCTGATGCAGCTCCCAGCGGTGGCTATATTTCACCGCAAGATCTATGTACTAAGGTTCTTCCAATCATCAAGCACACTCCTAACTATGGTGGCGTCATGCTATGGGATAGGTTCCGCGATGTTACTAACCACTACAGCGATCAAATCAAGGATTGTGTTAAAGTTGATGATAGTGTTAGGGTGTCACAGACTGTGATGGCAACGTTATCGAACACTGTATATGAATGTGTATCTGCAGCTTTCAACCGCATCATACCAAAACTGAGACCTTTTTAG
- the LOC107616282 gene encoding acidic endochitinase-like, whose amino-acid sequence MYTSRIGQITNLLVFQSNCRSSPILITLTKRYFYLSAAPQCFFPDYYLDDAIRTWLFDYIFVQFYYNRRYQYDIFSSWNTWTSYVKLNNTVFMGLPAAHDAAPRGIYISPQFLCSDEILPIIKQTPNYGGVMLWDRFGDANNHYSDQIKDCVKVDDSDVRVSQTLMATLSNTN is encoded by the exons ATGTATACAAGCCGAATTGGCCAGATCACTAATTTATTAGTATTTCAGTCGAATTGCCGGTCCAGTCCGATTTTGATAACATTGACTAAAAG GTACTTTTACTTGTCGGCAGCACCACAATGTTTCTTCCCAGATTACTACCTTGATGACGCCATTAGAACTTGGCTTTTCGATTACATATTCGTCCAGTTCTACTACAACCGTCGATACCAATATGACATATTTTCTTCATGGAATACATGGACCTCGTATGTGAAGCTCAATAATACGGTGTTCATGGGGCTACCCGCAGCACATGATGCAGCTCCCAGGGGTATCTATATTTCACCGCAATTTCTGTGTAGTGATGAGATTCTTCCAATCATCAAGCAAACTCCTAACTATGGAGGCGTCATGCTGTGGGATAGGTTCGGCGATGCTAATAACCACTACAGCGATCAAATCAAGGATTGTGTTAAAGTTGATGATAGTGACGTTAGGGTGTCACAAACATTGATGGCAACGTTATCAAACACTAACTGA